Genomic DNA from Panthera leo isolate Ple1 chromosome E3, P.leo_Ple1_pat1.1, whole genome shotgun sequence:
GAGAGATCAGACGAATTACTTTACGGAATACTGAAATGAAATTCTTGAACATACAGAATATAGAATTCTTTTCCACTGTGACATGACTTTATTGGTTTCCTTAGGAATCAGGAGCACAAAAAGGAACTGGACGGAAAGCACATTGTGACTGCCAGAGCCTTGGGGGAGTGGCAAACACGGAGCACCTGCTTAACGGGTCCAAGGTCATGAAAAGGTTTGGAGAAAGCTAGCAATGGCCACACAGTGTTATGAATGTACTTATTACCACTAAGCGGTACccttttaaatggttaaaatggtaaatttgatgTTATATGCACTTTACCATaatctaaaaaagtaaaaatgaaagaaaaaaaaccactcatGAATGCCTCCTAAAGACCTGGAGCCATGGCAAACATACACTGGTTGCATTCAGCGTGCAGAGGGACGGAAGTGTAAATCAGACTACGTGACAACTTCAAGAGGGATCTCCAAATCGTTTCTATCAGAAAGCTCCTCTGTGGGAGTAATAAGACAATTGGCAGGCACTCAGCCACCACCCCACTAGGCCCTGCCCCCACAACCTTCAAGAAAGAAGCACTCAAATACCAACAAGACGTATttcaaatagtttaattttaaaaatattctattcagTGCTAAAATATGTCTTCACTCACTGTTgcccatttccattttcttaaacttttttgaacaaaaaataaaatcacaaagttCAATTAAACATGCAGATTTCAAAGAAGAGGGAACTTTCTAGAAAGTCTGAGCTGAAGGAGTACTGTGGGGGATGGGTACTGTTGGCAGAACCTCAAATCCTTGCTGGGGCAGAGTCTGTGGCAAGAGGCAGGGGATGTTGGAATGAAACATACAGGTGAGACCAGGGAaagctgtgtgtgtatgtgtgtatgtgtgtctgcgtgtctgcgtgtgtctgcgtgtgcgtgcgtgtgtgtgtgtgtgttggggaaagGGGGTGGTTGCAGCAGGGGACAAAGGACTGTCAGCAGCTGGAGAGCCCATGAGAGGCAGGATAACCTCAGGAATGGGCAGAAGTGTCAGGACAGAAATCTCTACAGACTTTTCCGCCCTCGTGCacagccttcccttccctccaaaGTCTCTACCAGGCCTTCTCCAACAGCAGCTTACAGGCCCCTAGCCTGATAGGAAAGTCCATGAATCTACAGTCTCCATTCAAGTTCAAGTAACCCTGGGCACTCTCTTCTCTAGAGGGTGCCTTCCACATCTCCTTCCACATCCTCCTGTAGAAGGGCCAGCGGCTCAGTCCAGAGGTTCTGGAGCAGAGACTGCTACCTGGAGGTGACAGATGAACCTTGGGATGGCTGACGCCCCAGCCTACTTGGGGTGCAAAAAGAACAGGAGCGCTCCTCTTCTCAGGAGCAAGCAAACACAGGTGCCAGGGACGGGAAGATGATGCTATCACCCCAAGTCCTATGTCACCCTTCCAGCCCAGAAGGCTCCTATGTGCAAGCTCTGGAGCCCAGTGCTTGCCCTTACCCCAGCAACAAAGCACGGCCAGAACCAGAATGCAATAAATAGAGGCAGGGGGCCAGGAGGCGAAGGGCGCCAGGATGGTGCTAGCTTTCTGATGCTGTCTGCGGCACTGCGGGTTGGTCCACACAGAAGCGTTTcaggggtggggcacctgagtcttcctcttcctcagcaATCTAGGAGCAGTCAGAGCATAAAATTATAGGACCATCCCTCTGTACCAGAACCTCCCCATCCACCCTAATTACAGCCCAGAAGCCCAGCCCCAACCTTCTTGCCGATAAACAAACCTCTTCCCCTACCTTATACCCTGGAGACACCAGCTTCCCTTGCTGCCTCCCCACCCTGGTCATAGCACATCTGATGCTGTCAGCTCCAATTCGCATCAACAGAGTCCGGACTTGTTTTTAGAAATGGGGAAACCCAAAGTGGCTCCTTACCTGTGTCTCTAGTGGAACTGGTTCTTCCTTCGTGAGGGTGGGAGGTTCATCAGCAACTTCTGAGGCGGGCAGGGAGGGCTCTGAAAAAGCAGCAAGGTCAGTAAAACTGCAGGGCCTCCTGAGACAGGAGACTCCTGTGGAATCTCCCTCAAGCTGGGGGAGCTTCCCTAAGAGCTATGTGGAGACACCTTGGGGAAGAGCAACACTGGCCAGAGAATCAATATATGTCATCAGAAGAAATTTACAGGATATAATGCAAAGAGCATAATCTCTGAAGTCAGAAGGAATGAAATTGGAGACATCCGGTTCCACCAGTTGCTAGCTATGTGATCTCAGACAAGCAGTTTACCCTTTCTAGGATTCTACTTTGTCATCTGTACATGGTAGAGATGACAGCTGCTATCTCATAGGAAAATTATACCAAGTATCAAACATGAAAAGTGCCttacacagagcctggcactcaATTgtgttgcttgttttcttctttcattctgtgaGAGGGGAAAACACAACCCTTCCCCAAAACGGCTCAAACATTGACAAATGGCTCAAGGCTGCCAGGTCCATCTTCTCTAACCTCTTCCTCTAACGAACAGAAACATCAAGAGCACAGGCCCTTCCAAGATGCTCATCCTGGGCCAACTGCGACTCACCCTCGAGGATCTCCTGGCCCAGAGTAGGGGGCTGGGAGTCATCTGTGCGGAAGTCAGAGGTGTGTGCTGGGCTCAGGGACTCActctgctgggggctggggcttgAGTTGGTGCTGCTGTCCACCTTGAGTTGATAGACGTCAGACACAGAACTC
This window encodes:
- the BCL7B gene encoding B-cell CLL/lymphoma 7 protein family member B; its protein translation is MSGRSVRAETRSRAKDDIKKVMAAIEKVRKWEKKWVTVGDTSLRIFKWVPVTDSKEKEKSKSNSSAAREPNGFPSDASANSSLLLEFQDENSNQSSVSDVYQLKVDSSTNSSPSPQQSESLSPAHTSDFRTDDSQPPTLGQEILEEPSLPASEVADEPPTLTKEEPVPLETQIAEEEEDSGAPPLKRFCVDQPAVPQTASES